The genome window GTTCAGCCGTGCGTTCTTCGACCCGGTTTTCCAATTCTTCTTTGCCGTGCTCTAAAGCTGTGAACAACTCCCTCAGCCGTCCTGCCATGTGGTTGAAGGAGCGGGACAGCGTATTGAGTTCTTGAATATTGCTGGCTGCTACTGCCTGGTTTAGATTACCAGAGGCCATCGCTTCACTAGCTTGATTCAGACGGAGAATCGGATGAACCAGCCAACGAGAGGTGAACAAGCCTAGGCCAGTGGCAACCACCAAGGCCCCGAAGCAGAGCGCGATCGTGGTGCGCGTATTGGCATTGATTTGTGCCATGAATGTATCTTCTGGCACACTCGTGACCATTAACCAGTCCAAGCCATAGCCGTCGCGCCAGGGCACAACGTGAATAAAATTCCTTTTTCTCTGAACATCAAGTTGAAAGTCTTTGTTTTGGGCAATGAATTTAGGCCCGTCAGACCTTTGGAGGTGTTTAGCAATGGTATGGACAATGGGATCAGAGCTATCGATCGCCCGCAACCGTTGAATTTTCCCGTCAATGAATGTGAAGGGCTTGTCTGTGCCAGAGTTAGCAATCAAGGTGCCGTCCCGCTCCATGATGAATATTTGCCCAAACTGACTGATATTCAAATCACGGAGGAAATCACTAAGTTTCAACAGGTGGATATCAACCGCAATCATTCCCAGCAAGCGATCTTGCGAATCGTAGATAGGGCGACTAGCAGAGGCAGCAATGTAGGGGCCCGTTGGAAGGTTTGAAGTAGTAACCTTTGCCCAAATAGGTTTACCAGCCGCAACGGGTTCGGTATACCAAGGTTCGGTGAGATTATCCCAATCCCACGTAGCGTTAACCTGAGTGCGATTGCCTTGCGTATCCGTAGCGTAGTTGGTATTGGTTTTAGACGGCTCAGTCGTCCAATCATCGATAGTGGTAGTTTTGCCGTCATAACTAGCCGCTGCGATTCCCCCACCTGTAGGTAAACCAATACCGATGTATGTTACGTCATAAGCCTGAACCTGATCCCAGAGGTACTTACCAACGGTTTCACGATCGCCCACCTTCAAAATTCCCCGACGGATAGCGTCTGCATTGATTTGGTTGAGGGCGTGGGGAATTGCCAGATAGGACTTCAAGTGTTCATCCACAACATCGCTCGTGCGAGCCATCAACTGTTCTGCCAAGTCATTGACCGCGCTCTGTCCGTTTTTGAAAGACAAATAACCGACGAGACCCACAGCTGTAAAAATCTGGAGGACGAAGGGAACGACGAGAACAAGTTGTAATGGAAACGCCTTACCTCGGAGGAACTGCTGAATTTTCATTATCGGCAAGGGAATTTTACATCTAGTTGTTGATAAAATTCCCTTGACACCCACACAAATAACTTGGTTGAAGCGGGCACAGACAATTGCCATTCTAAGGTGGGGGAACTGACGAGGGTTGAACTCGCTAACACTGGTGTCACAAACCATCCCCTCCACCACTTCGGGTAGCTACGCAGGGAGCGGCTTCGCCAACAGTCACAGTGGAGCCACAGAGAGTCGAACCCTAACCTTCCGCTTGCAAGGCGGACGCTCTTCCAGTTGAGCTATGGTTCCAAGAGTGGCAGGAGTCGTTCGCGGAGCGTTGCCGAAGGCATTACCTGCATAAAACTGTTTAGAAGACAGTTGCCTTATCCGTTAGGCAACACTCCCATGATTGGTAGTCCTGATGGGATTTGAACCTGCAACCCTCTGTTTGTAGGACAGATGCTCCACCGTTGAGCTACAGGACTACGAGAGCGAATGGTGAGAGTCTAACTCTATGCCATCTTGTTCCTCTTGGAGAGTGAAAGAAACGCTTCGACACTAATGGCGATCGCGAGTCAGGCTACCTTATTTGGTAGTCCTAAAGATGTAAGGATGGGGAAGATGAAGTTAAATCAATGATTCATGTCTGCCTCTTTACCTGCTTGTCCTGCTTGTGACTCAACTCATATCGTCAAGAATGGCAAAATCCATAACGGCAAACAGAACTACAAGTGCCGTAGTTGTGGCAGGCAGTTTGTGCAAGATCCCCAAAACAAGGTCATTGACCCAGTGACCAAGATGCTAATCGACAAACTGCTGTTAGAGAAGATTCCTTTAGCAGGCATTGCCAGAGTCGCAGGCGTTTCAGAGCTTTGGCTCCAGCACTATGTCAATGAGAAATATCAAGCCGTGTCCCGACAGGTGAAGGTGCAGGCTAAAAAAAGGGGAAGCTAACAATCCAGTGTGACGAGATGTGGTCTTTCGTGCTTCACAAAGGTAATAAGCAATGGATTTGGTTGGCTCTAGATGCTAAGACCCGAGAAATTGTCGGGGTCTATGTCGGCAATCGGGGCCGTGAGGGCGCGCAAGGATTATGGAATGCTCTGCCAGGGGTTTATCGCCAGTGTGCTGTTTCCTACACTGATTTCTGGTCTGCTTATGATGAGGTGTTTCCCCGCAAGCGGCATCAGAGTGTTGGCAAAGAGAGTGGTAAAACCAGTTATATTGAGCGCTTTAACTGCACCTTGCGCCAACGAGTGTCCCGCTTAGTGAGAAGGACGTTATCGTTTTCCAAGAAGTTAGAGAACCATATTGGTGCAGTTTGGTACTTTGTTCATCACTACAATGCATCCTTACCTATTTAGGACTACCCCTTATTTTAGCTTGGAACTAGTGCCGTGAAACGTGGAACTTGAATTCTTCCGGAACAACCGCTCTACTGAGTATCACAACTGCATCAGGTCTCTAGTTATCCGGATGCAGTTGTGGGAATTCTATAAACAAGCGAGAGATGAATGTAAGATTTCCCTTTTTATAATGAAGCTCCGACAGTCCCCAAGAAATCAGGCCTTTCCACTACAGATCGTTCTTGTGGTGCCCTTCGTACTTCAGATTTTTGGAGCTGTGGGTCTCGTTGGTTATTTGTCCTTCAAGAACGGCCAGAAAGCAGTCAATGACTTGGCCGAACAGCTAATTGATCGTTCCAGCGATGTGGTCAACGAACGCCTAACGTCTTATCTCGCTATTCCTCAAATGCTGAACCGGATGAATGCAGATGCCATCCGTAGAGGCACTCTGGATGTGCGCGATCGCGAGGCTGTGGCAAAGCACTTTTGGGATCAGATGCAGGTATACAACCTGACTTATACCGGGATTGGACTGACAAGCGGACAGGGATTTGGAGTCGCTCACTATGATAAAAACATCACGCGTGAGGAATGGACAGCTCAACTGCCCAAAAATCTTTACAACTACGCCACGGATAGTCAAGGGAATCAGACGAAGCTTAACGCCCGTTGGGATTACGATAGTCTCAAGCAACCCTGGTACACTGAGCCGATTGCGGCAGGGAAGCCTATTTGGGGAAAAATCTACACAGCAAATCTTTCTGACAGTCCATACATCACAGCTGCTGCCACTCGGCCAATTTACGATTCGCAAAATCGTTTACTCGGCATGATTGGCACCGAAATCCATTTACTGAAACTGAGTGATTTTTTACGTGGCTTAGATATCAGCAAATCTGGACAAGTTTTTCTGGTCGAGCGGGATGGTGCTCTAATCGCGAACTCTGGGATAGAAAAGCCCTTTACTTTAGTCAAGGACCAGGTGCAGCGATTGCAAGCAATTGAGAGCCCCAATGCCGTTGTTCAAACCATTGCTAAACACCTTCAAACTTCCAATAAATTTCAAACCATCGCTCAAGACGCAGACTTTAAGCTGGAGGTACAAGGAGAACAGCATTTTGTTAATGTGATGCCCTGGCGTGATGAATATGGCTTGGACTGGCTATTGGTGGTGAGTGTGCCTGAGAGTGCATTTATGGCGCAAATTAATGCGAACACACGCACCACGATCGCGCTTTGTTTTGGTGCATTAGCGGTTGCCTCTATCCTGGGCTTTTTCACCTCTCGTTGGCTGGTTCATCCAATTCTGCGTCTGAATCAAGCCAGTGAAGCGATGGCCTCGGGCAATCTAGAGCAAGCGGTAGAACCCAGCAATATTCAAGAACTTAATACGCTGTCTCACTCCTTCAACCACATGGCAGGACGGCTGAGGGAGCTGTTCACAGCTTTAGAGCACAGCAAGGAAGTCTTAGAGGAGCGAGTCGAGGAACGCACGGCTGAACTCAAACATACTTTGGCAGAATTGCAGCGGTCCCAGGCTCAAGTGGTGCAGAGTGAAAAAATGTCGAGTCTAGGACAACTCGTGGCTGGAGTCGCTCATGAAATCAATAACCCAGTCAACTTCATTCACGGCAACCTGACTTATGTACAGGATTACACTGAAGACTTGCTAGAGTTCATCCAACTGTATCAGCAATGCTATCCTCATCCTACTCCTGAGATTCAAACAGCAGCGGAAGAGATGGACCTGGAGTTTTTGCAAGAAGACCTGCCCAAGATACTGACTTCGATGCAGCTAGGAACCGATCGCATTCGGCAGATTATTCTGTCCTTACGCAACTTCTCACGTATGGATGAAGCGGAATTTAAGGCTGTGGATATTCATGAAGGCATCGACAGCACGCTGCTGATTCTGCAACATCGTCTCAAGGCCAGATCCGAGCGGCCAGAAATCGAGATTATTAAAGACTACGCGACGTTACCCCTCATTGAATGCTACGCCGGG of Trichocoleus sp. FACHB-46 contains these proteins:
- a CDS encoding ATP-binding protein, translated to MKIQQFLRGKAFPLQLVLVVPFVLQIFTAVGLVGYLSFKNGQSAVNDLAEQLMARTSDVVDEHLKSYLAIPHALNQINADAIRRGILKVGDRETVGKYLWDQVQAYDVTYIGIGLPTGGGIAAASYDGKTTTIDDWTTEPSKTNTNYATDTQGNRTQVNATWDWDNLTEPWYTEPVAAGKPIWAKVTTSNLPTGPYIAASASRPIYDSQDRLLGMIAVDIHLLKLSDFLRDLNISQFGQIFIMERDGTLIANSGTDKPFTFIDGKIQRLRAIDSSDPIVHTIAKHLQRSDGPKFIAQNKDFQLDVQRKRNFIHVVPWRDGYGLDWLMVTSVPEDTFMAQINANTRTTIALCFGALVVATGLGLFTSRWLVHPILRLNQASEAMASGNLNQAVAASNIQELNTLSRSFNHMAGRLRELFTALEHGKEELENRVEERTAELKHALAELQRTQAQVVQSEKMSSLGQLVAGVAHEINNPVNFIHGNLSHVQEYTEDLLEFVQLYQQHDPNPAPEIQSVAEDIDLEFLQADLPKMLASMRLGTDRIRQIVLSLRNFSRMDEAEFKAVDIHEGIDSTLMILQHRLKGTSERPDIELVKDYAELPLVKCYAGQLNQVFMNILVNAIDAIEENNAKRTYQELKDHPSRITIRTSMADAASIEVAIADNGVGMTQAVQKRIFDPFFTTKALGKGTGMGMSISYQIITEKHMGRLECISTPGRGTEFVIRMPLRQSGRQAT
- a CDS encoding IS1 family transposase (programmed frameshift), coding for MSASLPACPACDSTHIVKNGKIHNGKQNYKCRSCGRQFVQDPQNKVIDPVTKMLIDKLLLEKIPLAGIARVAGVSELWLQHYVNEKYQAVSRQVKVQAKKKGKLTIQCDEMWSFVLHKGNKQWIWLALDAKTREIVGVYVGNRGREGAQGLWNALPGVYRQCAVSYTDFWSAYDEVFPRKRHQSVGKESGKTSYIERFNCTLRQRVSRLVRRTLSFSKKLENHIGAVWYFVHHYNASLPI
- a CDS encoding ATP-binding protein, which translates into the protein MVPFVLQIFGAVGLVGYLSFKNGQKAVNDLAEQLIDRSSDVVNERLTSYLAIPQMLNRMNADAIRRGTLDVRDREAVAKHFWDQMQVYNLTYTGIGLTSGQGFGVAHYDKNITREEWTAQLPKNLYNYATDSQGNQTKLNARWDYDSLKQPWYTEPIAAGKPIWGKIYTANLSDSPYITAAATRPIYDSQNRLLGMIGTEIHLLKLSDFLRGLDISKSGQVFLVERDGALIANSGIEKPFTLVKDQVQRLQAIESPNAVVQTIAKHLQTSNKFQTIAQDADFKLEVQGEQHFVNVMPWRDEYGLDWLLVVSVPESAFMAQINANTRTTIALCFGALAVASILGFFTSRWLVHPILRLNQASEAMASGNLEQAVEPSNIQELNTLSHSFNHMAGRLRELFTALEHSKEVLEERVEERTAELKHTLAELQRSQAQVVQSEKMSSLGQLVAGVAHEINNPVNFIHGNLTYVQDYTEDLLEFIQLYQQCYPHPTPEIQTAAEEMDLEFLQEDLPKILTSMQLGTDRIRQIILSLRNFSRMDEAEFKAVDIHEGIDSTLLILQHRLKARSERPEIEIIKDYATLPLIECYAGQLNQVFMNILVNSIDAIEENNAKHTYQELKDHPSRITIRTSMADAAWIEVVIADNGVGIPQAVQRRIFDPFFTTKALGKGTGMGMSISYQIITGKHNGKLECFSTPGEGTEFRIRIPLQQPVPSAI